The following are encoded together in the Zingiber officinale cultivar Zhangliang chromosome 8A, Zo_v1.1, whole genome shotgun sequence genome:
- the LOC122011711 gene encoding mitogen-activated protein kinase kinase kinase 1-like, with protein sequence MESVASNSPSSPPPPHAHSLPLTHVGERILRAFDHPLRLLHRSGADFFVLGSTGNVYQVTLAGAPSCSCPDRVVPCKHILFVLLRALGLPLDAPCLWRPAILPDELARLLATPTAAAAGVLAGARARERFQQLRGGERSAGADERAEVEEEEGTVCPVCLDEMGRGDNQGLVRCGRCGNALHEECWARWRRSRGRRMAICVMCRARWRRRVREQDAYVNLSSYVTEGEYTAAEDASCTG encoded by the coding sequence ATGGAGTCCGTCGCTTCCAACTCGCCCtcttcgccgccgccgccgcatgCCCATTCCCTTCCCCTCACCCACGTCGGCGAGCGCATCCTCCGCGCGTTCGACCACCCACTCCGCCTCCTTCACCGCTCTGGCGCTGACTTTTTCGTCCTCGGCTCCACCGGCAACGTCTACCAGGTCACCCTCGCCGGCGCGCCTTCCTGCTCCTGCCCCGACCGCGTCGTCCCCTGCAAGCACATCCTCTTCGTCCTCCTACGCGCCCTCGGCCTCCCCCTTGACGCCCCTTGCCTCTGGCGCCCCGCCATCCTCCCCGACGAGCTCGCCCGCCTCTTAGCCACACCCACCGCCGCGGCCGCCGGCGTCTTGGCCGGCGCCCGCGCGCGCGAGCGCTTCCAGCAGTTACGAGGCGGAGAGCGGAGCGCGGGGGCGGACGAGAGGGCGGAGGTGGAAGAGGAGGAGGGGACGGTATGCCCCGTGTGCTTGGATGAGATGGGCAGGGGAGATAATCAGGGGTTGGTGAGGTGCGGGAGGTGCGGGAACGCGTTGCACGAGGAGTGCTGGGCGAGGTGGAGGCGGAGTCGAGGGCGGAGGATGGCGATCTGCGTGATGTGCAGGGCGCGGTGGCGGAGGAGGGTCAGGGAGCAGGATGCGTACGTTAACCTGTCGTCGTACGTGACCGAGGGCGAGTACACGGCGGCGGAGGATGCATCATGCACTGGATAA
- the LOC122011712 gene encoding VQ motif-containing protein 4-like — protein sequence MEAEAISSRSSNPSCAGGTAPSPPPVPLLTPKTVPKACEATPCLTTTFVQADIFSFKKVVQMLTGSADTAVAAASAPMEQPPPPAGKATGPKKQAFKLYERRNGLKNFKMLSPLLPTFMSSILNPPSSGASAGSSPRKQPEALSPSTLEFPSLALSPVTTLIPDPFSRPLHPSSEAAKRAEDRAIAGKGFYLHPSPRAMADIEPPRLLPLFSSELSLATPHPVV from the coding sequence ATGGAAGCTGAAGCCATCAGCAGCCGTAGCAGCAACCCCAGCTGCGCCGGTGGAACCGCCCCCTCTCCGCCACCAGTTCCCCTGCTGACCCCCAAAACCGTTCCCAAAGCCTGCGAGGCGACTCCGTGTCTGACGACGACCTTCGTCCAGGCGGACATATTCTCATTCAAGAAGGTGGTACAGATGCTCACGGGCTCTGCCGATACGGCGGTCGCGGCAGCCTCAGCGCCGATGGAGCAGCCCCCTCCTCCTGCGGGGAAAGCGACCGGCCCCAAAAAACAGGCTTTCAAGCTCTACGAGCGACGGAACGGCCTCAAGAACTTCAAGATGCTTAGCCCCCTCCTGCCGACGTTCATGAGCTCGATTCTCAACCCCCCTAGCAGCGGCGCCTCTGCTGGATCCTCTCCGCGGAAGCAACCAGAGGCCCTCTCGCCCAGCACGCTGGAATTTCCCTCCTTGGCGCTGAGCCCGGTGACGACCCTGATCCCGGATCCCTTCAGCCGGCCGCTGCACCCGAGCTCGGAGGCCGCCAAGAGGGCTGAGGACCGAGCCATTGCCGGAAAGGGGTTCTACCTCCACCCCTCGCCTCGTGCTATGGCCGACATAGAGCCGCCACGGTTGCTGCCTTTGTTCTCGTCTGAGTTATCTCTGGCCACGCCTCACCCTGTAGTTTGA
- the LOC122009605 gene encoding uncharacterized protein LOC122009605, producing the protein MIGSNNLYSATGIEESTSPPSAAYSDTCMKNFCPSSVEVSDQIEDINNDISSPKSDKSCNPEVLQSSIRRMNTTEDAVEMKSGKYFFYDSPLYEETGFWIPVSVPPMLENDHDEWSKGFSSNGGYFPEEEFSWDQLSEDKEMTIWDVVYEMLLMARGKVSAVSSGDLMSRKVPCMSTELLEETWKEMAKTLAEANYGHKMVILETEPPKWLPDSAAAACMLCNVRFHPIMCSRHHCRFCGGIFCNDCSKGRSLLPRKFRVADPQRVCDVCGVRLESVQVYLMNQISHASQLPTHDLTDLSTLRSWLNFPWGRTMEYEIYKAANILRTYTKVGSLKPEKSIPEAILKQAKGLAILTVVCVGMVVTYKIGTGLVISRREDGSWSPPSAISSFGFGWGAQVGGELTDYIIVLRNKAAIKTFSSHGHLSLGAGVSAAAGIVGRTAEADIRAGDGGYAACLTYSCSRGAFVGCALNSNMVGTRVSENSRFYGAPVKASDILLGSMPRPPAAAVLYRALYDLIP; encoded by the exons ATGATAGGGAGCAACAATCTCTACTCTGCAACGGGAATTGAGGAATCGACATCTCCCCCGTCTGCCGCCTATTCGGATACATGCATGAAGAATTTCTGCCCTTCGTCGGTGGAG GTTTCTGATCAAATAGAGGATATCAACAATGATATCTCTTCACCTAAGAGCGATAAATCTTGCAATCCAGAAGTGCTTCAATCTTCTATTCGCAGAATGAACACTACTGAAGATGCTGTAGAAATGAAATCAGGcaaatatttcttttatgattCGCCGCTTTACGAGGAAACTGGCTTTTGGATACCTGTATCTGTCCCTCCCATGCTTGAAAATGACCATGATGAATGGAGCAAGGGATTTAGTTCCAATGGTGGTTACTTTCCTGAGGAAGAATTCAGTTGGGACCAATTATCAGAAGATAAGGAGATGACCATATGGGATGTGGTTTATGAAATGCTTCTTATGGCGCGAGGCAAAGTGAGTGCTGTTAGTTCGGGCGACCTTATGAGTCGTAAAGTGCCTTGCATGTCAACAGAACTCTTAGAAGAAACATGGAAAGAAATGGCTAAGACTCTGGCAGAGGCTAACTATGGGCACAAAATGGTGATTTTGGAAACTGAGCCACCAAAGTGGTTGCCTGATAGTGCTGCTGCAGCTTGCATGTTGTGCAATGTGCGCTTTCACCCAATAATGTGCTCAAGGCATCATTGCCGGTTTTGTGGTGGCATATTTTGCAACGATTGTTCCAAAGGAAGAAGCTTGCTTCCTAGAAAATTCAGAGTTGCAGACCCACAACGAGTCTGTGACGTTTGTGGCGTTCGATTGGAATCGGTTCAGGTTTACTTGATGAATCAAATCAGTCATGCCTCGCAACTTCCAACCCATGATTTGACTGACCTCAGCACCTTGCGATCATGGTTGAACTTTCCATGGGGTCGAACTATGGAGTATGAGATTTACAAAGCAGCAAATATACTTCGCACTTACACTAAG GTTGGTTCTTTGAAGCCTGAGAAGTCCATCCCTGAAGCTATTCTGAAACAAGCAAAGGGCCTTGCAATCCTAACTGTTGTTTGTGTTGGTATGGTTGTTACTTATAAAATTGGGACTGGTCTTGTTATCTCTAGACGAGAAGATGGCTCCTGGTCTCCACCCTCTGCCATCTCTTCATTTGGTTTTGGATGGGGAGCTCag GTTGGAGGCGAGCTAACTGACTATATAATTGTATTGAGGAACAAAGCTGCCATCAAAACTTTTAGTAGCCATGGGCATTTATCACTTGGTGCAGGAGTGAGTGCAGCTGCTGGCATTGTTGGACGGACAGCAGAGGCCGACATACGTGCAGGTGATGGTGGTTATGCTGCTTGTTTGACATACAGCTGCAGTAGAG GTGCGTTTGTCGGTTGTGCTCTCAATAGCAACATGGTCGGTACTCGTGTGTCTGAAAACTCCCGTTTCTATGGCGCTCCGGTCAAGGCATCCGACATACTTTTGGGCTCGATGCCGAGGCCACCAGCTGCCGCCGTCCTCTACCGTGCTCTTTATGATCTTATTCCTTAA
- the LOC122009607 gene encoding uncharacterized protein LOC122009607: MDRSVLFLFVVFLIVSSTPASYAAAFLDSKTQGAIVKHLSHVLKWTKSAPKTTQHDGDVVDFESGYFVETLVEGGKLGVLPHAIRVSPEGELFAVDATNNNIVRITPPLSQYSRARLVAGSFQGYSGHVDGKPADARFYHPKGVTMDDKGNVYVADTSNLAIRKISETGVTTIAGGKSNLAGYRDGPSDDAKFSSDFDVVYVGRTCSLIVVDRGNAALRQISLQQEDCEYQDTSVSTPDIIMVIGAIFAGYISCLFQYGFGPFISQKNQVSESVQHMHKSHEKPALVVESIKEEPGAGWPSLGRLLVDLSKFAFEGIGNMLLNIFPFNLGRRTGLSPLKDHLIMPEDKTEPQLVQKQKSTPPMPETLHEPNVTSNATPKLQKSNKIPKFKDPSQPSKHRSSKRPDYSSFYGSAEDFQTSKDRARPRHRDKSSEVLYGAVGTEAKSADMKSTNYSDPKYDHYNIRSKYGQDNTFRY; encoded by the exons ATGGATCGATCCGTTCTCTTCCTCTTCGTTGTCTTCCTTATCGTCAGCTCCACCCCTGCTTCTTACGCCGCCGCCTTTCTCGATTCCAAAACGCAAG GTGCCATTGTGAAGCATTTGTCCCATGTTCTCAAATGGACCAAGTCCGCCCCGAAAACAACCCAGCATG ATGGGGACGTCGTCGACTTCGAGAGTGGGTACTTCGTGGAGACGCTTGTGGAGGGCGGCAAGCTTGGAGTGCTGCCACACGCCATCCGGGTTTCCCCAGAGGGCGAGCTCTTCGCAGTTGATGCCACAAACAATAATATAGTTCGGATCACTCCTCCTCTCTCCCAGT ATAGCAGAGCAAGACTGGTTGCTGGTTCATTTCAGGGATACTCTGGGCATGTAGATGGTAAACCTGCTGATGCTCGTTTCTATCATCCAAAAGGTGTCACTATGGATGACAAAGGGAATGTGTATGTTGCTGATACCTCCAATCTGGCTATTCGTAAGATAAGTGAAACAG GTGTAACTACTATTGCTGGAGGGAAATCCAATTTAGCAGGTTATAGAGATGGACCAAGTGATGATGCTAAGTTTTCTAGTGACTTTGATGTGGTATATGTTGGAAGAACTTGTTCTCTTATAGTTGTAGACAGGGGTAATGCTGCTCTTCGCCAGATTTCTCTTCAGCAAGAGGACTGTGAATACCAAGATACTTCAGTATCTACACCAG ATATTATTATGGTCATTGGTGCAATATTTGCAGGGTACATCTCATGCTTGTTTCAGTATGGATTTGGACCATTTATTTCCCAGAAG AACCAAGTCTCTGAAAGTGTACAACACATGCACAAGTCGCATGAGAAACCAGCTCTAGTTGTAGAATCCATTAAGGAAGAGCCTGGAGCTGGATGGCCATCTCTAGGGAGGCTTCTCGTTGATCTATCTAAATTTGCATTTGAAGGGATTGGCAACATGCTTCTCAACATCTTTCCATTTAATCTCGGACGTAGAACTGGACTGAGTCCTCTGAAAGATCATCTTATAATGCCTGAAGATAAAACTGAGCCACAGCTTGTGCAGAAACAAAAGAGCACCCCACCTATGCCTGAGACACTTCACGAACCAAATGTTACCAGCAATGCTACACCAAAGCTCCAGAAATCTAACAAGATACCTAAATTCAAGGATCCATCACAACCCAGTAAGCATAGATCCTCAAAGAGACCTGATTACTCTAGCTTCTATGGCTCGGCTGAGGACTTTCAGACCTCAAAGGATCGAGCACGTCCCCGCCATCGTGACAAGAGTTCAGAGGTTCTTTATGGTGCTGTTGGCACTGAGGCAAAATCAGCTGACATGAAGTCCACGAACTATAGCGATCCAAAGTATGATCATTACAATATCAGAAGCAAGTATGGCCAGGACAACACCTTCCGGTACTAA